TTAGCTATCAGCACCTACGCTTCTTATATTGGTGAACAAGTGCACTATAGTGACTGGCTGAAGGTGAGTACTGCCTGTGAGGAGGAGTATATAGTGTGACAACTCCAGCTGAAGTATACTGGGGGTAAGAAATGTTTTGTGGAGAGTGACAACTCTGTCTACATTGAGAGCTGTGCATTGTGTAGGAATGACACCACCTGTCGAAAGACAATAAATAGTGGGCTCTATTTAGTCATAACTTATTGTGGGTTAATACTGGGTGCTGGGCCCCAAAAAAACGGACATGACTAAGATGATCCTATTTTAGGATGAATTAAAACATTGTGTTGAAGGAATGTAGTAAGTGTTTGCATCCCCCCTTCACTACATCTCTAGGGATGCTCAACTGACCTTCTGTGTCTTATGTGATCCTGTAGGTAAGGATGTACTCCAGAACCCTGGCTATCATCGGGGGTTTCCTGGTCCTAGCCAGTGGTGCGGGGGAGGTATACAGACAGAAACATCGCACCAGATCGCTGCAGTCCACCGGACAGGTCTTCATAGGGGTCTACCTCATCTGTATGGTAAGACAAACAACCTACTTCAGTGAATTAGCTACAGTGTTTGACCTAGAAAGAAGCACTGTGATGGGAAACCCCTTCCTCCATCCTTAAAATCAATTACTGCAGACCTAGAAACCTGTATAGCAAAAGGCCTAGATTTTCCCTGATTTAAATAGCCCAGTGTCAAGTTTGACATTTGTGTCCTAATCAGATATGAGAGCGATAGAGATCAAATCATTGTACAACTAGGTGCAATAAACTGAATGGTGAGTCCAACAAATATACAGTAGCAGCCTAAATAACAACTTAATGCAGCGCTGTGTTCCCTCCACCAGGTGTACTCCCTCCAGCACAGTAAAGAGGACAGGATGGCCTACCTGAACCACATCCCTGGTGGGGAGATCACCCTAATGCTACTGGTGGTGCTGTTTGGAGTGCTGGCCCTGGCCTTCCTCTCTGGCTGTTATATCCGTCTAGCTTCACAGATCCTGGCAGTGGTCCTGCCCCTCATCCTGCTCTTCATCGACGGTAACATGGGCTACTGGCACAACACGCGCCATGTAGAGTTCTGGAACCAGTTGAAGCTCATGGGGCATAACGTGGGTATTTTCGGGGCTGTGCTGATTCTGGCTACAGACGGTTGAATGGAATGGACACCTTGGCAGACTATCAGAAGAGAGGCCAATACTTAACATGTGACTGAAGCTACATTTAgtgtttcaaatggcaccctattccctatatattgcactacttttgaccaaagcttTGGCCAAAAGTAATGcattatattgggaatagggtgccacctggtcaaaagtagtgcactatattgggaataaggtgccatgtGAGACTTATACAGTCTTTCTGGATCCTCAGATGAACTGATCCTCACTTACAGCAGGAGATAAATGGTGATTGGACGCTAATCCCTGCCTGACAGACAGCCATGTGGGTAGACCTTATCGTTAACTACCTGTCCAACTTTGCTTCTGCAGAAAATAGATATGAGCCCtgcttattttttatattttttatactgaacaaaaatacataaCGCAACAATTAActat
The sequence above is a segment of the Oncorhynchus kisutch isolate 150728-3 linkage group LG25, Okis_V2, whole genome shotgun sequence genome. Coding sequences within it:
- the tmem101 gene encoding transmembrane protein 101, encoding MAAPSSRQVLRRLCQFGAFILTRFGFWNCFTMLMLFAERADVKRKPDIQVPYLYFDMGVSVLCASFMSFGVKRRWFALGAAIQLAISTYASYIGEQVHYSDWLKVRMYSRTLAIIGGFLVLASGAGEVYRQKHRTRSLQSTGQVFIGVYLICMVYSLQHSKEDRMAYLNHIPGGEITLMLLVVLFGVLALAFLSGCYIRLASQILAVVLPLILLFIDGNMGYWHNTRHVEFWNQLKLMGHNVGIFGAVLILATDG